One genomic region from Streptomyces sp. Li-HN-5-11 encodes:
- a CDS encoding methionine--tRNA ligase: MTARRRYITTTIPYVNARPHLGFALELVQADTLARHHRHRGDQVRLLSGTDDNSLKNVLAAEAAGVDVQSFVDRNADAFAALRDPLALSLDDFIRTSSDPRHRVGVERLWRRSAEAGDLYRKEYEGLYCVGCEQFYTAAELVDGRCPEHGTEPQPVAEENWFFRLSRYTDRLHQLVSSGDLRIEPAARRNEVLALIESGLHDFSVSRSHSRARGWGIPVPGDPSQVVYVWWDALGNYVTSLGYGTGDTAYDRWWAADGRRVHLVGKGVVRFHAVYWPAILLSAGLPLPTDILVHDYLTVDGRKISKSGGTTVDPAALAAAYGTDAVRWWLLRDVPRVGDADFTPDRLTARADADFAGGLGNLVHRIATMVHRYRGGAVPSSDAAPAVGAARLVDVCRQAPGLVDAALADFDFRRATRAVWSIVEEANRCIDATRPWELARAERQGDSASAQRLDTVLATLVTACRVLADELCPFIPDAASRITEQLTPVEGILPAARPLFPRDRLL; this comes from the coding sequence ATGACCGCACGACGCCGCTACATCACCACGACCATTCCGTACGTCAACGCCCGCCCGCACCTGGGCTTCGCCCTGGAACTGGTCCAGGCGGACACGTTGGCCCGCCACCACCGCCACCGCGGCGATCAGGTCCGGCTGCTCAGCGGAACCGACGACAACTCCCTCAAGAACGTGCTGGCCGCGGAGGCCGCCGGTGTCGACGTGCAGTCGTTCGTCGACCGCAACGCCGACGCGTTCGCCGCCCTGCGCGACCCACTGGCACTCTCGCTCGACGACTTCATCCGCACCAGCAGCGATCCCCGCCACCGGGTCGGAGTGGAACGGCTGTGGCGCCGGAGCGCCGAGGCCGGCGACCTCTACCGCAAGGAGTACGAGGGCCTGTACTGCGTCGGCTGCGAACAGTTCTACACCGCTGCCGAACTGGTCGACGGACGATGTCCCGAGCACGGCACCGAACCCCAGCCGGTCGCGGAGGAGAACTGGTTCTTCCGCCTCTCCCGCTATACGGACCGCCTCCACCAGCTGGTGTCCAGCGGCGACCTGCGCATCGAGCCCGCCGCCCGCCGCAACGAGGTCCTCGCCCTGATCGAGAGCGGCCTGCACGACTTCTCCGTCTCCCGCTCGCACAGCCGGGCCCGCGGCTGGGGCATCCCCGTGCCCGGCGACCCGAGCCAGGTCGTCTACGTCTGGTGGGACGCGCTCGGCAACTACGTCACCAGCCTCGGATACGGCACCGGTGACACCGCGTACGACCGGTGGTGGGCGGCCGACGGGCGCCGCGTCCACCTGGTGGGCAAGGGAGTGGTGCGCTTCCACGCGGTGTACTGGCCGGCCATTCTGCTGTCGGCCGGGCTTCCGCTGCCCACCGACATCCTGGTCCACGACTACCTCACCGTCGACGGCCGCAAGATCAGCAAGTCCGGCGGAACCACCGTCGACCCCGCCGCGCTGGCCGCGGCGTACGGCACCGACGCGGTGCGCTGGTGGCTCCTCCGCGACGTCCCCCGGGTCGGCGACGCCGACTTCACCCCCGACCGCCTCACCGCCCGTGCGGACGCGGACTTCGCGGGTGGCCTGGGCAACCTCGTCCACCGCATCGCGACGATGGTCCACCGCTACCGGGGCGGGGCAGTCCCCTCGTCCGATGCCGCACCCGCCGTCGGTGCGGCACGGCTGGTGGACGTCTGCCGCCAGGCTCCCGGCCTGGTCGACGCCGCCCTGGCCGACTTCGACTTCCGGCGCGCCACGCGCGCCGTCTGGAGCATCGTGGAGGAGGCCAACCGGTGCATCGACGCCACCCGCCCCTGGGAACTGGCCCGGGCGGAGCGTCAGGGTGACAGCGCATCGGCGCAACGTCTGGACACCGTCCTCGCCACCCTGGTCACGGCATGCCGCGTACTGGCCGACGAACTGTGCCCCTTCATCCCCGACGCCGCCTCGCGCATCACCGAGCAACTGACGCCGGTGGAGGGGATCCTGCCCGCCGCGCGGCCGCTCTTCCCCCGTGACCGACTGCTGTAG
- a CDS encoding ATP-binding protein, with protein MNHATGPRTTDVQSGYRAEFAVGEHSARHLRGILRLYLAGSGLDGVTDAAELALTELVANVVRHVPGRRCCICFLLQPGGVRVEVADRCPELPVRAAGDALAEGGRGLVLVAAVTDRWGVTVRPDGRGKTVWFECLAAGGFGRQPPASALGQVQDVGLGRRLHGQRLVEGAE; from the coding sequence GTGAATCATGCAACTGGTCCGCGGACGACGGACGTTCAGAGCGGGTACCGCGCCGAGTTCGCCGTGGGGGAGCACTCGGCCCGGCATCTGCGGGGCATCCTGCGGCTCTACCTCGCCGGGTCGGGGCTGGACGGTGTGACCGATGCCGCCGAGCTGGCGCTCACCGAGCTGGTCGCCAACGTCGTACGGCACGTACCCGGCCGTCGCTGCTGTATCTGCTTCCTGCTTCAGCCGGGTGGGGTACGGGTCGAAGTCGCCGATCGGTGTCCGGAGCTGCCCGTGCGCGCGGCCGGTGACGCGCTCGCCGAGGGTGGGCGCGGGCTGGTGCTCGTGGCCGCGGTCACCGACCGGTGGGGTGTCACCGTCCGCCCCGACGGACGGGGCAAGACGGTGTGGTTCGAATGCCTCGCTGCCGGCGGCTTCGGCAGGCAGCCCCCTGCGTCAGCGCTTGGTCAGGTCCAGGACGTCGGCCTCGGCCGGAGGCTTCACGGTCAGCGGCTCGTCGAAGGCGCTGAATGA
- a CDS encoding helix-turn-helix transcriptional regulator — translation MANIQSLDPTASPLDYYGWELRRQREAHGLKQGQLGDIIFCTGSLIGQIETTKKVPTRDFSERVDAALGTDGLFSRLIGLVLRSQLPNWFQPYAEMEAKATYISTYQAQLVYGLLQTEEYAQAVLSVDRRAKVDGMVAARMERQRVLQRDQPPALWVILSEAALLLEIGGPGVMRRQLAHLLKFQEDPWVQIQVLPFSTGQHTGMMGTFTLLRFDDDPDLFYMDGYDQGHMTANPDVIKERSVGYARLQAAALSPEDSARLITRVMEERYAAPHSTDER, via the coding sequence GTGGCCAACATCCAGTCCCTCGACCCCACCGCTTCCCCGCTGGACTACTACGGCTGGGAACTGCGCCGCCAGCGCGAGGCTCACGGCCTCAAACAGGGACAGCTCGGCGACATCATCTTCTGCACCGGGTCACTGATCGGCCAGATCGAGACCACGAAGAAGGTGCCCACCCGCGACTTCTCCGAACGCGTCGACGCCGCCCTCGGCACGGACGGCCTGTTCTCCCGCCTGATCGGCCTCGTCCTCCGCAGCCAACTGCCCAACTGGTTCCAGCCGTACGCCGAGATGGAGGCGAAGGCGACGTACATCTCCACGTATCAGGCGCAGTTGGTGTACGGGCTGCTGCAGACGGAGGAGTACGCGCAGGCGGTCCTCAGCGTCGACCGCCGCGCCAAGGTGGACGGCATGGTGGCGGCCCGCATGGAGCGCCAACGCGTCCTCCAACGCGACCAGCCACCCGCGCTCTGGGTCATCCTCAGCGAGGCCGCGCTGCTCCTGGAGATCGGTGGGCCTGGCGTCATGCGCAGGCAACTCGCTCACCTGTTGAAGTTCCAGGAGGACCCTTGGGTGCAGATTCAGGTCCTGCCATTCTCGACAGGCCAACACACGGGCATGATGGGGACGTTCACTCTATTGAGGTTCGATGACGACCCTGATCTGTTCTACATGGACGGCTACGACCAAGGTCACATGACCGCCAATCCGGACGTGATCAAGGAACGCTCGGTCGGCTACGCTCGGCTGCAGGCCGCAGCCCTCTCCCCCGAGGACTCGGCGAGACTGATCACCCGCGTGATGGAGGAACGCTATGCGGCCCCGCACAGCACTGACGAACGGTGA
- a CDS encoding DUF397 domain-containing protein encodes MRPRTALTNGEWRKSSYSGSNGGECVECTVTGGATWRTSSYSGNTGGDCIEVADGCPAGAVPVRDSKNPSGPVVTVGAQAWTAFVAGLR; translated from the coding sequence ATGCGGCCCCGCACAGCACTGACGAACGGTGAGTGGCGCAAGTCCAGCTACAGCGGCAGCAACGGCGGCGAGTGTGTGGAGTGCACGGTCACCGGCGGCGCAACGTGGCGCACGTCCTCCTACAGCGGCAACACCGGCGGTGATTGCATCGAGGTCGCCGACGGCTGCCCCGCCGGCGCCGTCCCGGTGCGCGACAGCAAGAACCCGTCCGGCCCGGTGGTGACCGTCGGCGCGCAGGCGTGGACCGCGTTCGTCGCCGGACTGAGGTAG
- a CDS encoding acyl-CoA thioester hydrolase/BAAT C-terminal domain-containing protein, which translates to MVLAGSSGRIERERARILARQGFAALAIRWFGGPGQPPGICEVPLETFTAAVDFLRCGGAQRVGILGTSKGAEAALLTAVHDPRVDVAIALSPTSRVWCNVGPGHDGAHHPYRSSWTWRERPLPFVPLDDSWSSAEPDSGPVAIRGWYELSERTFAHLLPAAEIPVDTARADLLLVAGGDDAMWPSVPSAEQLARRRRSAGASVRLIARDDAGHRPCLPGETPLPTSPRFRHGGTPEADALLGRAAWPHILDALGGGTSPIRAS; encoded by the coding sequence GTGGTCCTGGCAGGATCCAGCGGGCGTATCGAACGTGAACGAGCGCGCATCCTCGCTCGGCAGGGCTTCGCGGCCTTGGCGATCCGCTGGTTCGGCGGGCCCGGGCAGCCCCCGGGAATCTGCGAAGTTCCCCTGGAGACCTTCACCGCGGCTGTCGACTTCCTCCGATGCGGCGGAGCGCAACGCGTCGGAATCCTCGGCACCTCCAAGGGAGCTGAAGCAGCCTTGCTCACGGCGGTGCACGACCCGCGCGTGGACGTGGCCATCGCGCTGTCGCCCACCTCCCGGGTCTGGTGCAACGTCGGCCCGGGCCATGACGGAGCGCACCACCCATATCGCTCTTCCTGGACGTGGCGGGAACGGCCGCTGCCTTTTGTTCCGCTGGATGATTCCTGGTCCTCCGCGGAGCCGGACAGCGGCCCCGTGGCAATCCGGGGATGGTACGAACTGAGCGAGCGGACCTTCGCCCACCTGCTTCCGGCAGCGGAGATCCCCGTGGACACGGCCCGAGCGGATCTGCTGCTGGTCGCGGGCGGCGACGACGCGATGTGGCCGTCGGTTCCCTCCGCTGAGCAGCTGGCACGCCGCCGACGCTCCGCCGGGGCGTCCGTGCGCCTGATCGCCCGCGACGACGCCGGCCACCGGCCATGCCTTCCTGGTGAAACCCCCCTGCCGACGTCCCCCCGCTTCCGGCACGGCGGCACGCCCGAAGCTGACGCGCTCCTGGGCAGGGCTGCTTGGCCCCACATCCTCGACGCTCTGGGCGGCGGAACCTCACCCATTCGTGCCAGCTGA
- a CDS encoding pirin family protein, producing the protein MDVRRASERYQGGDEAAGITSRHAFSFGPHYDPDNLRFGALIACNEERLAPGAGFDEHPHSHTEIVTWVVEGELTHRDSAGHETRVRPGDVQRLSSAGGVRHVERNDTDAPLTFVQMWLAPLEPGGEPSYEIVPGIADSTPYAVPAAGAILHVRRLAAGERTAVPDGAYVYAHVVRGEVLLGGEPLGPGDAARITDAEDLEAEAVTDTEVLVWEMGAG; encoded by the coding sequence ATGGACGTACGGCGCGCATCGGAGCGCTACCAGGGCGGCGACGAGGCGGCCGGCATCACCTCCCGGCACGCCTTCTCCTTCGGCCCGCACTACGACCCGGACAACCTCCGCTTCGGCGCGCTCATCGCCTGCAACGAGGAGCGCCTGGCCCCCGGCGCCGGCTTCGACGAGCACCCGCACAGCCACACGGAGATCGTCACCTGGGTGGTCGAGGGCGAACTGACCCACCGCGACTCCGCGGGCCACGAGACGCGGGTCCGCCCGGGCGACGTCCAGCGCCTGAGCTCGGCGGGCGGCGTCCGCCACGTCGAACGCAACGACACCGACGCCCCCCTCACCTTCGTCCAGATGTGGCTGGCCCCCCTGGAGCCCGGCGGCGAACCGTCCTACGAGATCGTCCCCGGCATCGCCGACTCCACCCCGTACGCCGTCCCGGCGGCGGGCGCGATCCTCCACGTCCGCCGCCTGGCAGCGGGCGAGCGAACGGCGGTCCCGGACGGTGCGTACGTCTACGCCCACGTCGTACGGGGCGAAGTGCTGCTGGGCGGCGAGCCGTTGGGACCGGGCGACGCGGCGAGGATCACGGACGCCGAGGACCTGGAGGCGGAGGCGGTGACGGACACGGAGGTGCTGGTGTGGGAGATGGGGGCGGGGTGA
- a CDS encoding helix-turn-helix domain-containing protein — MPEPESREIEPAAHGVHPHAATLRRLEKSSGSLAAQAIARMDETLPWYRAMPPENRSWIGLVAQAGIAAFTEWFRHPDAPQAISTDVFGTAPRELTRAITLRQTVEMVRTTIEVMESAIDEVAAPGDEGALREALLVYAREIAFATAQVYAQAAEARGAWDARLESLVVNAVLSGEADEGAVSRAAALGWNSPEHVCVVLGTAPDGDSELTVEAIRRAARHAKLQVLTGVLGDRLVVIAGGSDNPLAVAKSLIGPYAAGPVVAGPVVPDLLAATRSAQAAAAGLKACSAWQDAPRPVLADDLLPERAIAGDPGAREQLVEEIYRPLEEAGSALLETLSVYLEQASSLEGAARMLFVHPNTVRYRLRRVTDVTGWSPSDVRSAFTLRIALILGRLADGDPQA; from the coding sequence GTGCCCGAACCCGAATCCCGCGAGATCGAACCCGCAGCCCACGGCGTCCATCCGCATGCCGCGACCCTGAGACGGCTGGAGAAGTCCTCCGGTTCGCTGGCCGCGCAGGCGATCGCGCGGATGGACGAGACGCTGCCCTGGTACCGGGCCATGCCTCCGGAGAACCGTTCCTGGATCGGGCTGGTCGCCCAGGCGGGCATCGCCGCCTTCACCGAGTGGTTCCGGCATCCCGACGCCCCCCAGGCCATTTCCACCGACGTGTTCGGGACCGCGCCGCGCGAGCTGACCCGGGCCATCACGCTGCGGCAGACCGTCGAGATGGTGCGGACGACCATCGAGGTCATGGAGTCGGCGATCGACGAGGTCGCCGCTCCCGGTGACGAGGGCGCGCTACGCGAGGCGCTGCTCGTCTACGCGCGGGAGATCGCCTTCGCCACCGCGCAGGTGTACGCCCAGGCCGCCGAGGCACGCGGCGCCTGGGACGCGCGGCTGGAGTCGCTGGTCGTCAACGCGGTGCTCAGCGGCGAGGCCGACGAGGGCGCCGTGTCGCGGGCCGCCGCGCTTGGGTGGAACTCCCCCGAGCATGTGTGCGTGGTGCTGGGGACCGCCCCCGACGGGGACTCGGAGCTGACCGTGGAGGCGATCCGGCGGGCCGCCCGGCACGCCAAGCTGCAGGTGCTCACCGGGGTGCTCGGGGACCGGCTGGTCGTGATCGCGGGCGGCAGCGACAATCCGCTCGCCGTGGCCAAGTCGCTGATCGGGCCGTATGCGGCAGGGCCCGTCGTGGCCGGGCCGGTCGTGCCCGATCTGCTCGCCGCCACCCGGTCCGCGCAGGCCGCCGCGGCCGGGCTGAAGGCGTGTTCCGCCTGGCAGGACGCCCCGCGGCCGGTGCTGGCGGACGATCTGCTTCCGGAGCGCGCCATCGCCGGTGATCCGGGCGCCCGGGAGCAGTTGGTAGAGGAGATCTACAGACCGCTGGAGGAGGCCGGGTCCGCTCTTCTGGAAACGCTCAGCGTGTATCTGGAGCAGGCGAGCAGCCTGGAAGGCGCGGCGCGGATGCTCTTTGTTCACCCGAACACCGTGCGCTACCGGCTCCGACGTGTGACAGACGTCACCGGGTGGTCACCCTCCGATGTAAGATCCGCGTTCACGCTGCGGATCGCGCTGATCCTGGGGCGTCTGGCCGATGGAGATCCCCAGGCCTAG
- a CDS encoding ACP S-malonyltransferase yields the protein MLVLVAPGQGAQTPGFLTPWLELPGAADRVAAWSDAIGLDLVHYGTQADADAIRDTAVAQPLLVAAGLLSAAALGDVAPDAVAGHSVGEITAAAFAGVLDDIAALTLVRRRGLAMAEAAAITETGMSALLGGDPEVSVAHLEKLGLTPANVNGAGQIVAAGTLEQLAALNEDKPEGVRKVVALKVAGAFHTHHMAPAVDKLAEAAKALSPADPKVTYVSNRDGRAVHSGSEVVERLVGQVANPVRWDLCMETFKELGVTALLEVCPGGTLTGLAKRALPGVRTLALKTPDDLGAARELIAEHTTA from the coding sequence GTGCTCGTACTCGTCGCTCCCGGCCAAGGCGCCCAGACGCCCGGCTTCCTGACTCCATGGCTCGAACTGCCCGGCGCCGCCGACCGCGTGGCCGCCTGGTCGGACGCCATCGGACTGGACCTCGTCCACTACGGGACGCAGGCCGACGCCGACGCGATCCGTGACACCGCGGTGGCCCAGCCGCTGCTGGTCGCCGCCGGGCTCCTGTCGGCCGCGGCGCTCGGCGACGTGGCACCCGATGCCGTCGCCGGCCACAGCGTGGGGGAGATCACCGCCGCCGCGTTCGCGGGCGTCCTGGACGACATCGCCGCGCTGACCCTCGTGCGCAGGCGGGGTCTGGCGATGGCCGAGGCCGCCGCGATCACCGAGACGGGCATGTCGGCGCTGCTCGGCGGCGATCCGGAGGTGTCCGTCGCGCACCTGGAGAAGCTGGGGCTGACTCCGGCGAACGTCAACGGCGCGGGCCAGATCGTGGCCGCCGGCACCCTGGAGCAGCTCGCCGCGCTGAACGAGGACAAGCCCGAGGGCGTCCGCAAGGTCGTCGCGCTGAAGGTGGCCGGCGCCTTCCACACCCACCACATGGCCCCCGCGGTCGACAAGCTGGCCGAGGCCGCCAAGGCGCTCTCGCCGGCCGACCCGAAGGTCACCTACGTCTCCAACAGGGACGGCCGGGCCGTGCACAGCGGCAGCGAGGTCGTCGAGCGGCTGGTCGGCCAGGTCGCCAATCCGGTGCGCTGGGACCTGTGCATGGAGACCTTCAAGGAACTCGGCGTGACGGCGCTCCTCGAGGTGTGCCCCGGCGGCACGCTGACAGGTCTGGCCAAGCGCGCGTTGCCCGGCGTACGGACGCTGGCCCTGAAGACCCCCGACGACCTCGGCGCGGCCCGTGAGCTCATCGCCGAGCACACCACCGCCTGA
- a CDS encoding ketoacyl-ACP synthase III, which translates to MSKIKPSKGAPYARILGVGGYRPTRVVPNEVILEKIDSSDEWIRSRSGIETRHWASPEETIAAMSIEASGKAIADAGIDAEQIGAVVVSTVSHFSQTPAVATEIADKLGTAKAAAFDISAGCAGFGYGLTLAKGLIVEGSAEYVLVIGVERLSDLTDLEDRATAFLFGDGAGAVVVGPSQEPAIGPTVWGSEGDKAETIKQTVSWDRFLPHLRLRSGGGTPTGDVAELPLDSAGDIKFPAITQEGQAVFRWAVFEMAKVAQQALDAAGISPDELDVFIPHQANVRIIDSMVKTLKLPEHVTVARDIRTTGNTSAASIPLAMERLLATGEAKSGDTALVIGFGAGLAYAATVVTLP; encoded by the coding sequence ATGTCGAAGATCAAGCCCAGCAAGGGCGCCCCGTACGCGCGCATCCTCGGCGTGGGCGGCTACCGGCCCACGCGGGTGGTGCCCAACGAGGTGATCCTCGAGAAGATCGACTCGTCCGACGAGTGGATCCGTTCGCGCTCCGGGATCGAGACCCGGCACTGGGCGTCGCCGGAGGAGACCATCGCGGCGATGTCGATCGAGGCCTCCGGCAAGGCGATCGCGGACGCCGGGATCGACGCCGAGCAGATCGGCGCCGTGGTCGTCTCGACCGTGTCGCACTTCAGCCAGACCCCGGCCGTCGCCACGGAGATCGCCGACAAGCTGGGCACCGCCAAGGCGGCCGCCTTCGACATCTCCGCGGGCTGCGCCGGCTTCGGCTACGGCCTGACCCTCGCCAAGGGCCTGATCGTCGAGGGTTCGGCGGAGTACGTGCTGGTCATCGGCGTGGAGCGGCTGAGCGACCTGACCGACCTGGAGGACCGGGCCACGGCCTTCCTGTTCGGTGACGGCGCCGGCGCGGTCGTGGTCGGCCCCTCCCAGGAGCCGGCGATCGGCCCGACGGTCTGGGGCTCGGAGGGCGACAAGGCCGAGACGATCAAGCAGACGGTGTCCTGGGACCGCTTCCTCCCCCACCTCCGCCTTCGCTCCGGCGGGGGGACCCCCACGGGCGATGTCGCCGAGTTGCCGCTCGACTCCGCGGGCGACATCAAGTTCCCCGCGATCACGCAGGAGGGCCAGGCGGTCTTCCGCTGGGCCGTGTTCGAGATGGCGAAGGTCGCCCAGCAGGCGCTGGACGCGGCCGGGATCAGCCCGGACGAGCTGGACGTCTTCATCCCGCACCAGGCCAACGTGCGGATCATCGACTCGATGGTGAAGACGCTGAAACTGCCCGAGCACGTCACGGTCGCCCGTGACATCCGCACCACCGGCAACACCTCGGCCGCCTCGATTCCGCTCGCGATGGAGCGGCTCCTGGCGACCGGCGAGGCGAAGAGCGGGGACACCGCGCTCGTCATCGGCTTCGGGGCGGGTCTCGCCTACGCCGCGACGGTCGTTACCCTCCCCTAG
- a CDS encoding acyl carrier protein has protein sequence MAATQEEIVAGLAEIVNEIAGIPTEDVQLDKSFTDDLDVDSLSMVEVVVAAEERFDVKIPDEDVKNLKTVGDATDYILKHQA, from the coding sequence ATGGCCGCCACTCAGGAAGAGATCGTCGCCGGTCTCGCCGAGATCGTGAACGAGATCGCCGGGATCCCCACCGAGGACGTCCAGCTGGACAAGTCCTTCACCGACGACCTGGACGTCGACTCGCTGTCCATGGTCGAGGTCGTCGTCGCCGCCGAGGAGCGCTTCGACGTCAAGATCCCTGACGAGGACGTCAAGAACCTCAAGACGGTCGGCGACGCCACCGACTACATCCTCAAGCACCAGGCCTGA
- the fabF gene encoding beta-ketoacyl-ACP synthase II — protein sequence MSSTNRTVVVTGIGATTPLGGDAASTWEGLIAGKSGVKPLTQEWAAEQAVRIAAPIAVEPTETIPRPQARRLDRSAQFALIAAQEAWKDAGFTAKAGEDSAVDPDRLGAVIASGIGGVTTLLDQYDVLREKGVRRVSPHTVPMLMPNSPSANVGLLVGARAGVHTPVSACASGAEAIGYAIEMIRTGRADVVVAGGTEAAIHPLPIAAFGNMMAMSKNNENPESASRPYDVDRDGFVLGEGAGVIVLESAEHAAKRGARVYAEAVGQGISADSHDIVQPEPEGRGISHALQNLLERTDLDPAEIVHVNAHATSTPAGDIAELKALRKVFGDDADHMAVSATKSMTGHLLGGAGGVESVATILALYHRVAPPTVNVDNIDPEAEANADVVRGEARKLPVEGRIAALNDSFGFGGHNVVLAFRTV from the coding sequence GTGAGCTCGACCAATCGCACCGTGGTCGTCACCGGTATCGGCGCAACCACACCGCTGGGTGGCGACGCAGCCTCCACCTGGGAGGGTCTGATCGCCGGCAAGTCCGGTGTGAAGCCCCTGACCCAGGAGTGGGCGGCCGAGCAGGCCGTCCGTATCGCGGCTCCGATCGCCGTGGAGCCGACCGAGACCATCCCGCGGCCGCAGGCGCGCCGCCTGGACCGCTCGGCGCAGTTCGCGCTGATCGCGGCCCAGGAGGCCTGGAAGGACGCGGGTTTCACCGCGAAGGCCGGTGAGGACAGTGCCGTCGACCCGGACCGGCTCGGCGCGGTCATCGCCTCCGGCATCGGCGGTGTGACGACCCTGCTGGACCAGTACGACGTGCTGCGGGAGAAGGGCGTCCGCCGCGTCTCCCCGCACACCGTCCCCATGCTGATGCCGAACAGCCCCTCGGCGAACGTGGGTCTGCTCGTGGGCGCCCGCGCGGGCGTGCACACGCCGGTCTCGGCCTGCGCCTCGGGCGCCGAGGCCATCGGCTACGCCATCGAGATGATCCGCACCGGCCGCGCCGACGTCGTCGTCGCCGGCGGTACGGAGGCGGCGATCCACCCGCTGCCCATCGCCGCGTTCGGCAACATGATGGCGATGTCCAAGAACAACGAGAACCCCGAGAGCGCCTCGCGTCCCTACGACGTCGACCGGGACGGCTTCGTCCTCGGCGAGGGCGCCGGTGTGATCGTCCTGGAGTCCGCGGAGCACGCCGCCAAGCGCGGCGCCCGTGTCTACGCGGAGGCGGTCGGCCAGGGCATCTCCGCCGACAGCCACGACATCGTGCAGCCGGAGCCGGAGGGGCGCGGCATCTCGCACGCCCTGCAGAACCTGCTGGAGCGCACCGACCTGGACCCGGCGGAGATCGTGCACGTCAACGCGCACGCCACGTCGACGCCGGCCGGTGACATCGCCGAGCTGAAGGCGCTGCGGAAGGTGTTCGGCGACGACGCGGACCACATGGCGGTCTCCGCGACGAAGTCGATGACCGGGCACCTGCTCGGCGGCGCGGGCGGTGTCGAGTCCGTCGCGACGATCCTCGCCCTGTACCACCGGGTGGCTCCGCCGACCGTCAACGTCGACAACATCGACCCCGAGGCCGAGGCGAACGCGGACGTCGTCCGCGGGGAGGCGCGCAAGCTGCCCGTGGAGGGCCGCATCGCCGCGCTGAACGACTCGTTCGGGTTCGGCGGGCACAACGTGGTGCTGGCGTTCCGGACGGTCTGA
- a CDS encoding DUF3145 domain-containing protein: MTTRGVLYVHSAPRALCPHVEWAIAGVLGTRVSLDWIRQPAAPGTWRSEFSWQGEAGTASKLASALRGWHLLRFEVTAEPCPTAEGERYSCTPDLGIFHAVTGIHGDILIPEDRLRAALVRSQRGETDLEAELAKLLGKPWDDELEPFRYAGEGAPVRWLHQVV; encoded by the coding sequence GTGACGACACGTGGAGTTCTGTACGTGCACTCCGCGCCGCGCGCGCTGTGCCCGCACGTCGAGTGGGCCATCGCCGGGGTGCTCGGTACGCGCGTCAGCCTGGACTGGATCCGGCAGCCCGCCGCTCCCGGCACCTGGCGCTCGGAGTTCTCCTGGCAGGGCGAGGCCGGCACCGCCTCCAAACTCGCCTCCGCGCTGCGCGGCTGGCACCTGCTGCGCTTCGAGGTGACCGCCGAGCCCTGCCCCACCGCCGAGGGCGAGCGCTACAGCTGCACCCCCGACCTGGGCATCTTCCACGCCGTCACCGGCATCCACGGCGACATCCTCATCCCCGAGGACCGGCTGCGCGCCGCCCTCGTCCGCTCCCAGCGCGGTGAGACCGACCTGGAGGCCGAACTCGCCAAGCTCCTGGGCAAGCCCTGGGACGACGAGCTGGAGCCGTTCCGGTACGCGGGCGAGGGAGCCCCGGTGCGCTGGCTGCACCAGGTGGTGTGA